Proteins found in one uncultured Desulfuromonas sp. genomic segment:
- a CDS encoding SbcC/MukB-like Walker B domain-containing protein, with amino-acid sequence MKKLTKIIMVQWYLFDAEELRINGATAIVGANAAGKSSILDGVQTVLAGGNKNKIGLNKGSNANGKREIREYCLGIINDPRSHQRTQERSTSNTYLALCFEDEATGATYTAGMAIRATRAETKEEICGYFITYGRPLSTDDFTDQRTDGLVSLPWSHVKDRLQRSFTWGQGELNESTTLLLPNKGPGDFTRQMYTNLSAEPGMPMSASTAVKALMSAVAFKPIDDTTKFVRDNMLDDGIVDLRELRESLQFWQEMKRRTEQVARQIEELAALQKTGDSIVKAETLLAQNQHIDLSFRIEQCNDVIGPAQVQYDVAIDKIDKLRDKMNKVAVAKELKSRALAIKTLEYQQQDVTQQLQKENLNKDQLSFELTQLQKTTNDFRRACLGLESISKTLHVSDACRNIASKIIQILNPDGGLLADSWLDDQESLNVLIAEAINCVKPEMERLEGLKVGLWTKMAPLQAECEELQSRIGQLKKKKSPLGRNTLALQELLNRERIQATPLCDLIDVTDEAWRATIEAILGRKREALIVSPDRAREAIRLYRHEGKHCRGSHVVNTTRTSEWSSLMQPNSLAELIEADDPHARAYVNLQLGNIMCVETESELQQHNRAATTDLMLTSGGTTTQKYETDPILGRKNRDNLRRTLEKRYEDKAHSVETLDDHLVELQASVITLGNFHQFFTESETGYADLATRLAEKMSEILRLDKKIAQLEQNDCVGLKKEVDDLSLEVGDLLQKIEDYKEKIETKNAAKVRLELEIEAQIEQSEVLIAARNAHHEEHPELELADAADRMDKLREKFSFEQHFFPAVLGFLNSEKQRREDQVQSDKENLLIGLQEYLGRYPSTTDELQSLALHTMRDRFVFISTELVKLEETELATHRGQAERALFEVEKLFRDSFVGRLSERLKSVRETIQGLNFALKKLPFHDEYCQFRYKPDPELKKIYDYALSFEKESPAAVGGLFDPANDDTSPHHEAIHFIKSALQDDEGLAKVIQDYRKYYVFDVEMYNLNHERVATLSHRLQKGSGGENQTPFYVAIGSSLTTAFMIHPKGNGEVYGGLCLAPFDEAFSKLDESNTINCLEFMKRINLQVLLAAPDEKMWHIAPMIDTMIQISREGSEIYLEEICLSDKAHDLLQSDSPFKHAAGD; translated from the coding sequence GTGTTTTGAAGACGAGGCTACCGGGGCGACTTACACGGCCGGCATGGCAATTCGCGCAACTAGGGCCGAGACAAAAGAAGAGATCTGTGGCTACTTCATCACCTACGGTAGGCCTCTCTCTACAGACGACTTTACAGACCAAAGAACGGATGGGCTGGTCTCTTTACCATGGAGTCACGTCAAAGACAGGTTGCAACGGTCCTTCACCTGGGGACAAGGGGAGCTCAACGAGTCCACCACGTTACTGCTTCCCAATAAAGGTCCTGGAGACTTTACTCGCCAGATGTATACCAACTTGAGTGCAGAGCCCGGAATGCCTATGAGCGCCTCAACCGCTGTAAAAGCTCTAATGTCTGCAGTGGCATTCAAGCCAATAGATGATACGACAAAATTTGTTCGAGATAACATGCTTGATGATGGGATTGTTGACTTACGCGAGCTCCGCGAATCTTTGCAGTTCTGGCAGGAGATGAAAAGACGTACTGAGCAGGTGGCCAGGCAGATTGAGGAGCTTGCGGCTTTGCAGAAAACCGGAGATAGCATCGTCAAGGCAGAGACTCTTCTAGCACAGAATCAGCATATTGACCTGTCATTTCGTATCGAACAATGTAACGATGTTATCGGTCCGGCCCAAGTACAATATGACGTAGCCATAGACAAAATAGACAAGTTGCGTGATAAGATGAATAAAGTTGCGGTCGCAAAAGAGCTTAAAAGCAGGGCGTTGGCCATCAAAACGCTGGAGTATCAACAGCAAGACGTGACTCAACAGCTCCAAAAGGAAAATTTGAACAAAGATCAGCTCTCCTTTGAGCTGACCCAGCTCCAAAAAACAACCAACGACTTTCGTAGAGCCTGCCTAGGCCTAGAATCTATTTCAAAAACCCTTCATGTATCTGATGCATGTCGCAACATTGCCAGTAAAATTATTCAAATATTAAATCCTGATGGCGGCTTGCTGGCAGATAGTTGGCTCGACGATCAGGAGTCTCTCAATGTGCTCATTGCCGAAGCAATCAACTGTGTTAAACCTGAGATGGAACGCCTTGAAGGGCTCAAAGTTGGCCTGTGGACAAAGATGGCTCCGCTTCAGGCTGAATGTGAGGAACTTCAGTCTCGGATTGGCCAGCTGAAAAAGAAAAAATCCCCCTTGGGGCGCAACACCCTTGCGTTACAGGAATTGCTGAACAGAGAGCGGATTCAAGCGACGCCGCTGTGTGACCTGATAGACGTAACCGATGAGGCGTGGCGCGCCACCATTGAAGCTATTCTGGGGAGGAAACGTGAAGCCCTGATTGTTTCCCCTGATAGAGCTCGTGAGGCTATTCGCCTTTACCGGCACGAAGGGAAGCACTGTCGAGGCAGCCATGTGGTCAATACCACCAGAACATCAGAATGGTCCTCGTTAATGCAACCGAATTCTTTGGCAGAACTGATTGAAGCGGATGATCCCCACGCTAGAGCCTATGTGAACTTGCAACTCGGTAACATTATGTGTGTTGAAACGGAATCCGAGTTGCAGCAACATAATAGAGCTGCAACCACTGACCTCATGTTGACTTCCGGCGGGACAACAACACAGAAATATGAGACCGACCCTATTTTGGGGAGAAAAAACCGAGATAATCTGAGGAGGACCCTGGAAAAGCGTTATGAGGACAAGGCACACTCTGTTGAAACCCTTGATGACCATCTTGTCGAACTCCAAGCTAGCGTTATAACCTTAGGCAATTTCCATCAGTTCTTCACTGAATCAGAGACGGGCTATGCCGACCTCGCCACACGTCTTGCTGAGAAGATGTCTGAGATTTTACGTCTTGACAAAAAAATTGCGCAACTGGAACAGAATGACTGCGTCGGGCTAAAAAAAGAGGTTGATGATCTCTCCTTGGAGGTAGGCGACCTATTGCAGAAAATCGAGGATTACAAGGAAAAGATTGAAACTAAAAACGCAGCTAAAGTTCGACTCGAATTGGAAATTGAAGCTCAGATTGAGCAGTCTGAAGTACTTATTGCTGCCAGAAATGCCCACCACGAAGAGCACCCGGAGCTCGAGTTAGCCGATGCTGCTGACCGTATGGATAAGTTGCGGGAGAAGTTTTCGTTCGAGCAACACTTTTTTCCTGCTGTGCTGGGTTTTCTCAATTCAGAAAAACAACGCAGAGAAGATCAGGTCCAGAGCGACAAAGAGAACCTGTTGATCGGATTGCAAGAATACCTTGGCCGCTATCCGTCAACGACAGACGAGTTGCAGTCACTTGCTCTTCACACCATGAGGGATCGTTTTGTGTTCATCTCTACTGAGCTGGTTAAACTTGAAGAAACGGAACTGGCGACTCACCGGGGGCAAGCCGAAAGAGCACTCTTCGAAGTGGAAAAACTTTTCCGCGACAGTTTTGTCGGCCGCCTTTCCGAACGGTTGAAATCTGTTCGCGAAACTATCCAAGGCCTCAATTTCGCCTTAAAAAAACTGCCGTTCCACGATGAGTACTGCCAGTTCCGTTATAAGCCAGATCCCGAGCTAAAGAAAATCTATGACTATGCTCTCTCGTTCGAGAAAGAGAGCCCAGCGGCGGTCGGCGGTTTATTTGATCCCGCCAATGACGATACGTCACCACACCATGAAGCCATTCACTTTATTAAATCTGCGCTTCAAGACGATGAAGGGCTGGCCAAGGTTATACAGGATTACCGGAAATATTACGTGTTTGATGTTGAAATGTATAACCTCAACCACGAGCGTGTGGCCACGCTTTCCCATCGACTTCAAAAGGGCTCGGGGGGAGAAAATCAGACTCCCTTCTACGTGGCAATCGGCTCATCGCTTACTACTGCCTTCATGATTCACCCAAAAGGCAATGGTGAGGTATATGGCGGTCTTTGCCTTGCACCTTTTGACGAAGCTTTTTCTAAACTCGACGAATCAAATACGATCAACTGCCTTGAATTCATGAAACGTATCAATCTTCAAGTCCTGTTGGCTGCACCCGATGAGAAGATGTGGCACATTGCGCCGATGATAGACACTATGATTCAGATCTCACGGGAAGGTTCAGAGATTTACCTTGAAGAGATTTGTCTGTCCGACAAGGCGCACGACCTGTTGCAATCGGACAGCCCGTTTAAACATGCCGCTGGAGATTGA
- a CDS encoding Wadjet anti-phage system protein JetD domain-containing protein, producing the protein MPPALELLKELLTMWEESPDGTRKKVLHITKKKAPAYYRTVDPDLKNELHEGLNSAAKTGAVLLTWGKFTERHLLKKITLENPRTLADHLGVTLAVDRVDGYRHALTAGIPSDFLWGTEIVEEILKKWRTASSYNRIDPGNVDAALNLIRALWHIEAGNHQGLDLRTFSAKFLGNSKTMESISGLFSKVWQQHYGGDLSPTELYESMGLCKFPQPVFIKGPLKMEVAGGHIDCSQIRSYVGFAPDSVTQISANTTPDYILTIENLASYNRHCREIVDNGVVLFSSGFPSPGFCQMLTLLGRSVEAEVPFYHWSDIDLGGLRIFRRIAGVLHDELGGKELHPHLMTAEVLSEYAEYGKKKTDKVLSNYERIKKDCPQLTTLIDRMLIDGEDCLTLEQENLSPQSVL; encoded by the coding sequence ATGCCCCCAGCCTTAGAACTACTCAAAGAGTTGCTGACGATGTGGGAGGAGTCGCCTGACGGAACGCGCAAGAAAGTTTTGCATATCACCAAGAAAAAGGCGCCAGCCTATTATAGGACGGTTGATCCCGATTTAAAGAATGAGCTCCACGAGGGGCTCAATAGCGCTGCAAAGACTGGTGCTGTTTTATTGACCTGGGGGAAATTCACTGAGCGGCACTTACTCAAGAAAATCACTCTAGAAAATCCCCGAACATTGGCAGATCATCTTGGAGTAACCCTCGCTGTCGACCGTGTTGACGGTTACCGCCACGCACTTACGGCCGGTATCCCAAGTGACTTCCTGTGGGGAACTGAGATCGTCGAAGAAATCCTGAAAAAATGGCGCACCGCATCTTCTTATAACCGGATTGACCCAGGAAATGTTGATGCTGCGCTCAACCTTATTCGCGCCCTATGGCATATCGAAGCCGGCAATCATCAAGGACTGGATCTTCGCACCTTCAGCGCTAAATTCCTCGGAAACTCAAAGACCATGGAGTCAATTTCCGGCCTATTTTCTAAGGTCTGGCAGCAACACTACGGAGGGGATTTAAGCCCCACAGAGCTTTACGAATCGATGGGGCTTTGTAAGTTCCCGCAGCCCGTCTTTATCAAAGGGCCTCTTAAAATGGAAGTAGCCGGCGGTCACATTGACTGTTCGCAGATCCGTTCCTACGTTGGATTTGCTCCCGACAGTGTTACGCAGATTTCTGCGAACACCACGCCTGATTATATCCTGACTATCGAAAACCTAGCCTCCTATAATCGCCACTGCAGAGAGATTGTTGATAATGGGGTTGTTCTTTTTAGTAGCGGCTTCCCGTCTCCAGGCTTTTGCCAAATGCTGACATTGCTTGGAAGGTCAGTAGAGGCGGAAGTGCCGTTCTATCATTGGAGCGATATAGATCTTGGTGGTTTGAGAATTTTCAGGAGGATCGCTGGGGTTCTTCATGATGAACTTGGCGGTAAAGAGCTCCATCCGCATTTGATGACAGCCGAAGTACTCTCAGAGTATGCAGAGTATGGCAAAAAGAAGACGGATAAAGTACTGAGCAATTATGAACGAATCAAGAAAGACTGCCCACAGCTCACAACGCTGATTGATCGGATGCTTATCGATGGTGAGGACTGTCTGACTCTGGAGCAGGAAAACCTTTCTCCTCAATCCGTTCTGTAG
- a CDS encoding recombinase family protein has protein sequence MGYIAYYRVSTAGQGKSGLGLESQKAIVEHFAGDNLIGEFTDIASASSTNGRTGLAKAIKEANAGGHTIIVAKCDRLSRNVRDALEIFDRLEGRLMACDCPQTDRFTLTLLFAVAERERELISIRTKAALDAKRKREGRQKINGNPQNLTQEARKKGTAARQSKARHDNHQARTLAVKLHNAGHGLSEIAATLNLSGMTTVRGCQFKATTISRLIQ, from the coding sequence ATGGGATACATCGCATACTATCGAGTGAGCACTGCTGGTCAGGGAAAAAGCGGTTTAGGGCTTGAAAGTCAAAAAGCGATTGTCGAGCACTTTGCCGGCGACAACCTTATCGGTGAATTCACTGACATTGCCAGCGCATCAAGCACTAATGGACGCACAGGGCTAGCCAAGGCCATAAAAGAGGCCAACGCTGGCGGACATACGATCATTGTTGCAAAATGTGATCGCCTCAGCAGAAACGTCCGCGATGCTTTAGAGATTTTCGACAGGCTCGAAGGTCGACTAATGGCTTGCGACTGCCCTCAAACAGACCGATTCACATTGACCCTCCTCTTCGCCGTGGCGGAGAGGGAACGTGAGCTTATCAGCATTCGGACGAAAGCTGCTTTAGACGCAAAACGCAAACGTGAAGGACGGCAAAAAATAAACGGCAACCCGCAGAACTTAACTCAAGAAGCGCGTAAAAAAGGTACAGCAGCCCGACAAAGTAAAGCCCGACACGACAACCACCAAGCACGAACGCTGGCGGTCAAATTGCATAACGCAGGACACGGTTTGTCGGAGATAGCTGCCACACTCAACCTCTCAGGGATGACAACTGTTCGAGGTTGCCAATTCAAAGCAACAACCATATCCCGTCTCATCCAGTGA
- the cas7u gene encoding type I-U CRISPR-associated RAMP protein Csb1/Cas7u, with amino-acid sequence MADVAISIKSTLENVTGSKHIYPATFANSGHNYVGYDKTTGKAEAVLVDSVGSFANRIEGELAATGLLPRIAVQVAGRTLSIHELPHRVYDAILRDSELDGQPWRSSTTGEKILASNIDNATALFQYAPLTLLLGGWDSYGGDVFHGAKLARVVSGEIWGRGVSPNFSPINRIRLYFVA; translated from the coding sequence ATGGCCGATGTAGCAATATCCATAAAATCAACCCTCGAAAATGTAACTGGCAGTAAGCATATATATCCTGCCACCTTTGCCAATAGCGGGCACAATTACGTCGGCTATGACAAAACAACAGGAAAAGCCGAAGCCGTTCTGGTCGACTCTGTGGGTTCTTTTGCAAATCGCATCGAAGGAGAACTGGCCGCTACCGGCCTCCTCCCCAGGATTGCCGTCCAAGTCGCTGGCCGAACCTTGTCGATCCATGAGCTACCGCATCGAGTTTACGATGCCATTTTGAGGGATTCCGAGCTTGATGGGCAGCCGTGGCGCAGCTCCACCACAGGGGAAAAAATACTTGCGAGCAACATAGATAACGCAACAGCTCTATTCCAATATGCGCCACTGACTTTGCTGCTCGGAGGCTGGGATTCGTACGGTGGGGACGTTTTTCATGGTGCAAAACTCGCCCGTGTCGTCTCCGGTGAAATTTGGGGGCGCGGCGTTAGCCCGAATTTCTCACCAATAAATAGAATAAGGCTGTATTTCGTGGCATAA
- a CDS encoding IS1380 family transposase — protein sequence MKTECNTEQLEFHSFGRREIIGQFDGIKISSDGGGILLREVEKRTGILRRLSQCFTDYRNPEMITHSLESLISQRIMALALGYEDLNDHDVLRHDALLSVLSGKSNGKMGAGKSTLNRLELTPATGSSSSRYKKIVANSDAMDELLIDFFQKSFSEVPEEIVLDVDATDDLIHGTQQGRFYHGYYRSYCYLPLYIFCGEQLLCARLRTADQDGAAGTKEELERIVRRIRQSWPDVRIVVRGDSGFCRDEIMTWCEHEENRVDYVLGLAKNSRLKTLLEEEMEQAKQEHEQTEKAARVFKDFHYQTRNSWSRSRRVVGKAEYLSKGENPRFVVTTLSEEKADARSLYEDIYCARGDMENRIKEQQLALFADRTSCHEMRANQLRLYFSSFAYVLLQTLRRIGLKETELAKAQSETIRLKLLKIGTRIKISVRKIWLSFSESYPYADLLRQVLGNLQKIPIRC from the coding sequence ATGAAAACAGAGTGTAACACAGAGCAACTTGAGTTTCATAGCTTTGGTCGGCGTGAAATTATTGGTCAATTCGATGGCATCAAGATCAGTTCCGATGGCGGTGGCATCCTTCTTCGAGAGGTCGAAAAACGCACCGGCATATTGCGTCGTTTGAGTCAATGCTTCACGGACTATCGCAATCCAGAGATGATTACCCACAGCCTCGAATCCTTGATTAGCCAGCGCATCATGGCGCTGGCATTAGGCTACGAAGACCTCAACGACCATGATGTTTTGCGCCATGATGCCTTGCTCAGTGTTTTAAGTGGTAAGTCCAATGGAAAAATGGGAGCCGGGAAAAGCACTCTCAACCGTCTTGAACTGACACCTGCGACGGGCTCAAGTTCATCGCGCTACAAGAAGATTGTCGCCAATAGTGACGCTATGGACGAGCTTTTGATTGATTTCTTTCAGAAGTCATTCAGTGAAGTTCCAGAAGAGATCGTCTTGGATGTAGACGCTACAGATGATCTAATCCACGGTACTCAGCAGGGGCGTTTTTATCATGGCTATTATCGAAGCTACTGCTATTTGCCGCTGTATATTTTTTGTGGGGAACAGCTGTTGTGCGCCCGCTTGCGTACGGCGGATCAGGATGGTGCCGCCGGAACAAAAGAAGAACTGGAACGCATTGTCCGACGCATTCGCCAATCATGGCCGGATGTTCGCATCGTTGTGCGTGGAGACAGTGGTTTTTGTCGCGACGAGATTATGACTTGGTGCGAGCACGAAGAAAACCGCGTGGACTATGTCTTGGGATTGGCGAAAAACTCTCGCTTGAAGACACTGCTAGAAGAGGAGATGGAACAGGCGAAACAAGAGCATGAGCAGACAGAAAAAGCCGCACGGGTATTCAAAGACTTTCACTACCAGACCCGCAATAGCTGGAGCCGGTCCAGGCGCGTTGTGGGCAAAGCGGAATATTTGTCCAAGGGAGAAAATCCCCGCTTTGTCGTAACGACACTGAGCGAGGAAAAAGCGGATGCCCGCAGCTTGTATGAAGACATTTACTGCGCCCGCGGCGACATGGAAAATCGGATCAAGGAACAACAACTGGCCCTGTTTGCCGACCGGACGTCCTGTCATGAAATGCGTGCCAACCAATTGCGCCTGTATTTTTCCAGCTTTGCCTATGTTCTGTTACAAACTCTGCGGCGCATCGGATTAAAAGAAACGGAATTGGCCAAAGCACAGAGCGAAACAATCCGTCTGAAATTACTGAAGATTGGCACCCGGATCAAAATCAGCGTGCGCAAGATCTGGCTGTCATTTTCAGAAAGCTATCCCTATGCGGACTTGCTGCGCCAAGTTTTGGGGAATCTTCAAAAAATACCGATACGCTGTTAA
- the csb2 gene encoding type I-U CRISPR-associated protein Csb2, translated as MKLGIEIGFLVTPQLSDPSSPRQGEWPPAPDRIFQALVATAAETGQDMQVLAHLESAPEVQASNAQRPLAPTGYVPANFKKNKRYHPNTARHLPVVLPENPVVTYVWDNVPEDVVPAISSIVERVTHIGRASSLVRSTIKDGNAVRTNWIPNEVGHKFMRAPYPGRLNDLQTTFGAGLRSHPAPAYGYLSTTEKIISTPWGDLMVLKTCQQLDLTSATKWAGNLRRAMMSVAADDIPSLIHGHDNHRHVAWAAIPDVGHKYASGNILGLGCWLPADITTEEKGYIGSLLIRVSNLNGVRLQIDSVGLKGLRATTWSRASRKWATVTPIALDRWPKRNKRPEQIITDSLVAMGLPVPSKISCSNYSPVRGAANPRKYPARNGNRFITHAEIEWDKLVAGPLLIGADRYFAGGLCLAMDRRN; from the coding sequence ATGAAACTGGGTATCGAAATAGGATTTTTGGTTACCCCGCAGCTTTCGGATCCTTCTTCACCCCGGCAAGGAGAGTGGCCACCTGCGCCTGATCGCATTTTTCAGGCTTTGGTAGCCACCGCTGCGGAAACCGGACAGGATATGCAGGTTCTGGCACATCTGGAATCGGCGCCAGAGGTGCAAGCAAGTAATGCTCAACGTCCTCTAGCACCGACTGGTTATGTGCCTGCGAACTTTAAAAAAAACAAACGGTACCATCCAAACACGGCACGGCACCTTCCTGTTGTATTGCCCGAAAATCCTGTCGTCACTTACGTTTGGGACAACGTTCCGGAAGACGTTGTCCCGGCAATCTCTTCGATTGTTGAACGGGTCACTCATATTGGCAGAGCCTCCAGCTTGGTGCGTTCAACCATAAAAGACGGAAACGCTGTAAGGACAAACTGGATTCCAAACGAAGTCGGTCATAAGTTTATGCGAGCACCATATCCAGGCAGACTAAATGATTTGCAAACTACCTTCGGTGCAGGCTTGAGAAGCCATCCCGCTCCTGCCTACGGCTACCTGTCAACGACAGAAAAAATTATATCAACTCCCTGGGGGGACTTGATGGTGTTAAAAACTTGCCAGCAACTAGATCTGACCAGTGCCACCAAATGGGCCGGAAATTTACGCAGGGCAATGATGAGTGTAGCCGCTGACGATATCCCGTCGCTAATACACGGCCATGATAACCACCGTCATGTTGCTTGGGCCGCTATCCCGGATGTCGGGCACAAGTATGCCAGTGGCAATATTCTTGGGCTGGGATGTTGGCTACCTGCAGACATAACGACAGAAGAAAAGGGTTACATAGGGTCTCTGCTGATAAGAGTTTCTAACCTTAACGGAGTGCGGTTACAAATTGACTCAGTGGGCTTAAAAGGACTTCGAGCTACGACCTGGAGCAGGGCCTCTCGAAAATGGGCAACAGTTACTCCAATTGCGCTCGACAGATGGCCCAAGCGCAACAAACGCCCTGAACAGATCATCACTGACAGCCTTGTTGCCATGGGGTTGCCTGTGCCTAGTAAAATATCTTGCTCGAATTATTCTCCCGTAAGAGGAGCCGCAAACCCGAGAAAATACCCAGCGAGAAACGGAAACCGCTTTATTACCCATGCTGAAATTGAATGGGATAAACTTGTAGCTGGCCCGTTATTGATTGGCGCGGATCGATATTTTGCCGGGGGGTTGTGTCTGGCAATGGATCGTAGGAACTGA
- the cas3u gene encoding type I-U CRISPR-associated helicase/endonuclease Cas3 has protein sequence MEIDFIGWYENSHGYKPFPWQVRLAEQIAAGEPPEYVSAPTSAGKTAIIAVWQWATENGYNVAKRLIYIVDRRLIVDSVTDYAESLGCHVVKMRGGTTVDDSWMMDPLEPRVIVSTVDQAGSRLLWRGYGVSAKVAPIHAALIGNDALIVLDEAHISTPFLITLQAVQKLRMNSDPPWHVVAMTATPGREVSSLTLDEADYVHPVLRKRLESRKLARLVSVEKSGFVTQLVREAKALQLACNGVVGVICNYAEQARKVFNRLDGEKVLLTGRVRPADKGRILNKYLPRMECGSRENRKPLFVVATQAIEVGADLDFDALVTQSAPIDSLRQRFGRLDRLGELEESLAVIVHKKLLSDDECPVYGKKLLNGTYAWLKRAQTKNGKLKGVDFGISVMDTTIASQPPPLRAPVEVRPFTAVNLRQLRQTEPPVRVDIAPWLHGESRDDISVSVVWRADLGKDENRWAEIVGAAPPVMDEAMPCPVYTVRKWLRNRPALADSQIVSGEQINPGNFLVVPVDYGGYDEWGWDANSHTPVEDIGNQTGAKVRLIGADENTNVQEALDRLGIKITNPVATPYAAGLVISSLNRRTKDKAVDLETHLVEVGKVAEELSANDTVRKAAYAHDLGKSDPRFQVMLGAQDIPLAKSAHPSPWAAKVALEWSGLPKDWRHEIASLAMLPSDASELLRYLVATHHGYARTILPVGGDPALWSNAGGPRWGNMTEKLNQEHGAWELAYMEALVRLADWKQSQQEQRDGI, from the coding sequence ATGGAAATAGACTTTATAGGATGGTACGAGAACAGCCACGGCTACAAACCATTCCCATGGCAGGTAAGACTTGCGGAACAGATTGCGGCAGGAGAACCGCCAGAATATGTTTCTGCGCCGACCAGTGCCGGGAAAACAGCGATCATAGCAGTCTGGCAGTGGGCAACAGAGAACGGATACAACGTAGCTAAACGATTGATTTATATCGTCGATAGACGTTTGATCGTCGACAGTGTAACCGACTATGCAGAGAGCTTAGGTTGCCACGTTGTCAAAATGCGAGGAGGGACGACTGTTGATGATAGCTGGATGATGGATCCTCTTGAGCCCAGAGTTATTGTCTCTACTGTTGATCAAGCAGGATCCCGTTTGCTCTGGCGTGGGTACGGAGTCAGCGCAAAAGTTGCACCAATTCATGCAGCTTTAATCGGCAATGACGCCCTCATCGTTCTTGATGAGGCACATATTTCTACGCCATTTTTGATCACTCTACAGGCGGTGCAGAAGCTCCGTATGAACAGTGATCCCCCTTGGCACGTAGTTGCAATGACAGCCACACCTGGTAGGGAGGTCAGCTCGCTGACTCTTGACGAAGCCGACTATGTGCACCCAGTTTTGAGAAAACGGCTGGAAAGCCGAAAGTTAGCACGCTTGGTTTCTGTGGAAAAATCCGGTTTTGTAACGCAGCTGGTCAGAGAAGCTAAGGCGTTACAGCTTGCCTGTAACGGGGTCGTGGGGGTGATATGTAACTATGCCGAACAGGCGCGAAAGGTCTTCAATCGCCTTGATGGCGAAAAAGTACTCCTCACGGGACGTGTCCGCCCGGCAGATAAAGGTCGGATATTGAACAAATACCTTCCCAGGATGGAGTGCGGAAGTCGCGAAAACCGAAAACCACTCTTCGTGGTTGCCACTCAGGCCATTGAGGTTGGAGCCGATCTCGACTTTGATGCTCTAGTCACTCAGAGCGCTCCCATAGATTCATTGCGTCAGCGCTTTGGCCGACTAGACAGGCTCGGAGAACTTGAGGAGAGTCTGGCCGTAATTGTCCATAAGAAGCTGTTGTCAGATGACGAATGCCCTGTTTACGGCAAGAAGCTGCTCAATGGAACTTACGCTTGGCTGAAGAGGGCCCAGACAAAAAATGGGAAGCTCAAGGGAGTGGACTTTGGCATATCAGTCATGGATACAACCATTGCTTCCCAGCCTCCCCCATTGCGAGCCCCTGTCGAGGTAAGGCCTTTTACGGCAGTCAACCTTAGGCAGCTTAGGCAGACTGAACCTCCTGTTAGGGTTGATATTGCACCATGGCTTCATGGTGAAAGTAGAGATGATATCAGTGTCTCAGTGGTCTGGAGAGCCGATCTTGGTAAAGATGAAAATCGCTGGGCAGAGATCGTCGGTGCGGCCCCTCCTGTTATGGACGAAGCTATGCCGTGTCCTGTTTACACGGTACGCAAATGGCTACGAAATAGACCGGCACTTGCAGACAGCCAAATAGTAAGTGGCGAGCAGATTAACCCTGGAAATTTCCTGGTCGTTCCAGTCGACTACGGTGGGTATGACGAATGGGGATGGGATGCCAACAGCCATACTCCAGTGGAAGATATTGGAAATCAGACTGGCGCTAAGGTTCGACTGATCGGAGCTGATGAAAACACCAATGTTCAGGAGGCTCTCGACAGGCTCGGAATAAAAATAACCAACCCGGTAGCAACGCCCTATGCCGCAGGCTTAGTCATTTCTTCACTTAATCGCCGGACGAAGGATAAGGCAGTTGATTTGGAAACTCATTTAGTAGAGGTCGGCAAGGTAGCAGAAGAATTGAGTGCTAATGATACCGTTAGAAAGGCGGCATATGCACACGATCTTGGCAAAAGCGATCCTCGATTCCAGGTCATGCTGGGAGCGCAGGACATACCACTGGCTAAATCTGCACACCCATCGCCCTGGGCTGCCAAAGTCGCACTTGAATGGTCTGGTCTGCCAAAAGACTGGAGGCATGAGATTGCCTCTCTAGCCATGTTGCCAAGTGATGCATCTGAATTATTGCGCTACCTAGTCGCCACCCATCACGGTTATGCTAGGACAATCTTGCCGGTTGGTGGGGATCCTGCGCTATGGAGCAATGCAGGTGGTCCGCGCTGGGGCAACATGACGGAGAAGCTGAATCAAGAGCATGGTGCCTGGGAGTTGGCCTACATGGAGGCCCTGGTTCGCCTTGCCGACTGGAAACAGAGTCAACAGGAGCAACGCGATGGAATTTAA